The nucleotide sequence GCGAACGCCGCCATGGTGTTCTCGCAACCCGCCAGATCTCCGATGTGCCAACCGCGATGGGCGAATGCTCGGGGGCCGGACCCGGCGAGGTAGGCCGTCATGCGAAGCAGTCTGTCATGTCGGGCCCCGGGCCGATGCGCACTAACGTTGCGGCCATGGTGGCTGCGACGACGACCGGACGATCGGCCCCGGCGGGTGGGCTCCCGAAGGGCCCGACCCGGTGCGAATGGTGCGGTCGTGAACTGCCGACGGCCGGATCGGTCGGCCGGCGGCGGCGGTACTGCGCCCAGGCCTGCCGTCAACGGGCCTACGAGAGCCGGCATGCCCTGGAGCGCGGCGCTCTACCCCCCGATGCCGTGGTGCTGTCGGTGGAGGAACGCAACGATCTGGCTGATCGTCTCTATCAGGTCAGGTGTGCCGCGGAGGACGTCGCGACGGCTCTGACCGAGGGTGCCCCGACCGCCGAACTGGGCGTGCTGGTGCGGGAAATGCTGACCGCTGCCCGCTCCGCCGAGCGCATTCGCTGAATCTATTGACCCGAGTCCCCATCGAGCGGTGGGTTACTGTCGAATTCTGTCCGATTCGCCCGTTTCAACTCACCAGCGGATCAGGCTGCGACCCGCTGCGGAGAATCAGCAGGGTGATCTCGTTGGGAGCGAAGATGCGGAACGGCGGTCCCCAGAATCCGGAGCCCCGGCTGGTGTAGAGCACGGTGCGCTCACCGTGGCGGGAGAGTCCGGCCAGAGCGCCCTGCTCGGCCCTGACGATCAAGTGGAACGGCCACATCTGGCCACCGTGGGTGTGCCCGGACAGCTGCAGGTCGACGCCGGCGGGTGCCGACATCCGGACCGACTTGGGCTGGTGGGCCAGCAGCACGATCGGCAGGTCGGCATCGACTCCCGCCAGGGCGCCGGGCAGGTCTGCCGCGTGCCCCGGGACGCCGGAATCCTGGGCCGTCAGGTCGTCGATGCCGGCCACCACCAGCCGGCTGCCGCCGCGTTCGAGCACGATGTGCCGATTGTGCAGCACGGTCCAGCCCAGACCGTGCATGTGGGCGACCCAGTCGGGTGCCCCGGACATGTACTCGTGATTCCCGGTGATGTAGACCCTGGCCAGCGACGCCTGTGCGACGCCCAGCGGGGCGACCTGTGCGCTCCGCCGATCCACCGAACCATCGGTGAGATCGCCGGCATGGGCGAGGATGTCGGGGTTCAACGCGTTGGCTCGCTCGACGAGGCGGGCGGACCACCCGGACCGGTCGATCGGTCCGAAATGGGTATCGGCGATCAGCACCAGTCGCAGGCCGTCCAGCCCGCGGCCCAGGCGCGGCAGGGTGACCTCGACGGTCCTGACGGGCGGGACGCGCCGGGCCTGCCACATGCCCCAGGAGCACAGCAGGGCGACCCACACCACCACGACGCCGGCCACCCAGCGCTGCCGTCCCGGTGCCTCCAGTCCGCTCAGTGCCAGGACCAGATCGAGGATCTCGCCCAGCACGGTCCAGGCGAAGAGCTGCCACAGGATGCCGAGCCAGGTGTCGCCGATGACGGCCGGCCGGTCACGCCGTGCCTTCCCGTGGCCCTTCCACATGGCCAACGGGAAACCGATCAACGCCACCAGTGCCACGGCGGACCCGACGTCGGTGACCACGGCCGGCCAGTGCGGCGCGAGCACCAACCTCCACCACGGGACGCCGTGCAGCAACAACAAGACGAGGATCAGGACCGTCAGGAAGACACCACGGCGGGGACGCATCGGTCCATCTTGACTGTTGCCGGACGCCCCTTCGTCATCGACTACTTCGCCGGACGGCCCTTCTTGCCGCTGCCGGGCTTGGGCTTGTCGGCGGGCGGTTCGTCCGTCTGGTCCGTCTCGGTGGCCGGATCACCCGTGTCGAAACGCTTCCACAGATTGGTCAGCCCGTCGGCGACATTCTGTCCGACGTTCTGGGCGGCGCCCCCGAAGTCACGGCCGACGTTCCTGGCCGTCTGCGCCAGCGGATCCGTCGAGTTGGTGAACCCGTCCCGGTAGCTGCGGGCCGCTGCCTTGAGCTCGTCGGCGATCGAGGCCTGCGAGTCGTCGGCGCGCCGTGGGTAGTCGCCGGCCATGATGGCCTGGTAGTCACCGGTCTCGACCCACTTGCGGATCTCCGCGGCCCGCACCACCGAGAACGGGTGGGTCTGGCGCTCGAGGTTCATCAGTTTCAGCACGCCGTCGCGGATGTCGCCGGCGCCCTCGTACTCCGCGGCCTGCTCCAGGAAGGCCACCGTGTCCATCTTGCCCAGGCTGGCACCACCGGCCATCTTCATCATCACGCGCAGCGACACCTGCGGGTCCTGTGCGACGAGCATGCCGGCCCGGTCGGCTGATTGCTCCGCCTTCCGGCTCCACTCGTACAGGGCCGCGATGATGGCGCGCAAAGCCAAGCCGCCCAACGGCATCCAGCCGAAGTTGTCGGCGATCCGCAGCAGGTGGAACAGCATGGTCTGGTAGACGGCGTGGCCACTCATTGCGTGCCCCAACTCGTGGCCGAGCACGCAGCGCAGTTCGTCGGGGTCGTCCAAGAGCTCGATCAACCCGGTCGTCACCACGATGAAGGGCTCGTCCATCCCGATGCACATCGCGTTGGCCGCCGGATCCTGCCGGATGTAGAGCTCCGGCCGTCGCGGCGAGTCCAACGTGAGCAGCGCATCACTGAACAGGCGGTCGATCTCGGCGAACTGACGATCGCTGACCTTGACCGCGGAGGCCAGGAAGATCAGCCGGTGCTTGCGTTCGCGGAACAGCCCGGCCAGTGCCTTGAGGACCGTGTCGAATCCGGGGACGGCCCGCAGTGCCACCAGGGCCGACCGGTCGGCCGGATGCTCCCAGGCCCTGGAACTGATACCTGGAAAAGTGAGGCGCTTTCGCGCGACGGTGCGTGCCATGGTGTTCCCCCTCGTCTGCGGTGACAGGGTCCGACGCTAGCCCTGAAACTCAGCGCGCGGGGAGGTCGAAACGAGCCCGGTAGCTGCTCGGCACCAGATCAAGGTACTCAGGGTGACTCCGGAGGTAGGAGAGCACGAAGGGGGAGGTAGGAGAGCACGAAGGGGCAGTAGGGGAGCGCGCCGTGCCCTGCTGCTCGCAATTGATCCAAGGCATGGCCGATCAGTTGCGAACCCATCCCTCGGCCCTCGAAGTCGGGATCGATCTCGGTGTGCATCAACGCATATGCCCCGCCGTGGACCTGGTAGTCCAGGACACCGGCCGGTACCCCGTCGACGAACAGTTCGAATCGGTCCTCGACCTCGTTGTCGCGGACGATCACCGCGGGCGTGGCGGCGGCGGGCGGTCGCGTGTCGGCCTGATCTTCCATGTGGCCACGATAGAAGGTCGGGCCGTCAGTGGCGCGCCCGCCCAGTCGGTGGGCGCCGAGAGGAACGGGGGAGTAGAGCACAGCGGGGGCCATCGGAGACGGCGGCGGGACCCACGCGACGCCGGTTCCGATGTTGACCGGTTCTGATGTTGTCGGTCCGGTCGGCTAGCGTTCCGGGCATGGTTGCCATCGGTGCTCACGTCGATTCCGCCGACCCGCTGACCGCTGCGGCGGCAGTCGGCGCTGGCGCGGCCCAGTTCTTCCTGGCCGATCCGCAGGGCTGGAAGAAGCCGGTCGAGCACCCGGCTGCGGCTGCGCTCCGGGCCGCCAAGATCCCGCTGTACATCCACGCCCCGTACATCATCAACGTCGCCACCATGAACAATCGGGTCCGGATTCCCAGCCGGAAGATCCTTTCCCAGCACGCGGCGGCGGCCGCCGACATCGGCGCCAGGGGACTGATCGTGCACGGAGGGCACGTGGCCTCCGACGCCGAACTGGACAAAGGTTTCGACAACTGGCACAAGGTGTTCGAACGCGAGGAGTTCCCGCTCCCGGTCCTGATCGAGAACACTGCCGGAGGCAATCACGCGATCGCGCGTCGGTTCGATCGGCTGGCTCGACTCTGGGATGCCGTCGGTGAGTTCGGCGTCGGATTCTGCTTGGACACCTGTCATGCCTTCGCGGGCGGGGAGGATCTGGTGACCGTGGTCGACCGCGTGATGGCCATCACCGGGCGGATCGATCTGGTGCACGCCAACAGCAGTCGTGACGAATTCGACTCCGGCGCCGACCGCCACGCTAATTTCGACGCCGGGACGATCGACGCGGCGCAGATCGCGGCGGTCTGCCGCGCCGCCGGCTCCGACGTGATCGTCGAGACACCCGGTGACGGGCAGAGCGCCGACATCGCCTTCCTCCGCAAGCACCTCGACTGAATCATGACGATCTCCGCCGACGTGCTGCGGTCCTACTGCCTGGACCTGCCCGCAGCGCTGGAGGACCATCCCTTCGGCCGGACTCCGGAGACATGCACGTTCAAGGTGCACGGCAGGGTCTTCGCGCTGAGTCGTCTGACCGACCCGCCTCCGTTGCGCGTCAGCTTGAAATGCGATCCTCCGATCGCCATCGGGTTGCGGGCCGCCTACCCGGCGATCATCCCCGGGTACCACCTCAACAAGAGGCATTGGAATACCGTCACTCTCGACGGATCGGTGCCGGATCGGCTCGTCTTCGAGATGATCCAGGATTCCTTCGACCTGGTCGTCGACAAGCTTCCGCCACGATCGACTGCGATTGCGCTGACCGGCACCCGGACGCCTTCTGGACGCCTTCTGGACGCCGACGCGGGCGCCGGTTGTGTCTCGAGTGGCAGGAGTTGAAGTCCACTATCACCAGCCGTATCGTCCGGCGAATGGTCGTGGTCAGCTTGACGGTGTCCGAGGTGGCCCACCGCAGCGGGTTCGCGGCCTCGGCCCTGAGGTTCTACGAACGTGAGGGCCTGTTCGAGGCGGGTCGGTCCAGTGGTGGCCAACGTCGTTACGACCGTCAGGTGTTGCGCCGGTTGGCCTTCATCAGGGCGGCCCGCAATGTCGGGCTGTCATTGGACGAAGTCCGGGCCGAGTTGGCCGAACTACCGTCGTCTCGAACGCCCACGCCGGCGGACTGGCGCAGGATCTCGCGCCATTGGAGGCAACGACTCGATGACAAGATCGCGGCGATCGAGGCTCTGCGCGACCGACTGGATTCCTGCATCGGATGCGGATGTCTGTCCCTCAAGGCCTGCGGGCTGTACAACCCGGGCGATTCCGTCGGCTCCGCGGCGGTGCCGGCCGGGGCCGGCCTGCTGCCGCCGCCGCTACGTGAACCGCCCGGCTCGGAACGCCCTTGAGATCGAAGAGGGTGCGTCTTCGATCTGCAAACCTGTTGCAACTCAGGCCATCCGAGTGCTAGCTCCCGGGGCGTCGGGTGGGCGATACGTCACGGTGACGGACACGCTGGTCGAGGCAGCCCGCAGTAAGGCGAGGTGGCTTCCCAAGCAAAATCAGTTGCTCAGATGATCAAACATCATCTGCCGAGCAAGCGTGGAGCGTCAGACAGGCGATCCGGGGCCACCGGAGGCCTGGGTAGCACGAAGAACGTCACGTGGCGGGGGGCCCGCGGGGTCATCCGAGCGCCAACGTTGCCTTCTTCGACGTAATGGCGTTGCCTTCTTCGACGTAATGGCTCTCAGCGTCGGTCGTCCCGTTGCTCGGTCTTGGTGGTGTGGTGGTGGACCCGGCCGGATCTGCCCTCCCAGAGGGGGGTGAGCCGCTCGCCGGGGGAGCGCGACGGCGCATCGCTCGAGCTTGCACGTCCCGCAGCAGACCGTCTCGCCTGCCTTCGTCGTACTGACGGCATCGGCCGGCAGCACGCCGTCTGTCGCGGCCGGCGAACACTGCGATGGCTTCAGTCGGATGCAGCTGCTTGCGTGATGGGCGTGGTGGTCGGTCGACTGTCGGCAACGACAGCTGCGGAGTGCCGATGAGATTGGGAGGTCGATTGCTCCGTAGGAGGTACCCGTGCGGGACTTGTCACCGGACAGGTGTTACGGGAATGGGCTGGTCACGGTGCTGAGCGGGCCCGGCGTGGTGTCTTCGACATTCAGTCACCGTTCGGCTATAGGTGACGGTTGAAGAGGAATCTGCCCCGCTGGGTGGTGCGGATCGGTCCTGGGCGGCGTTGAGTAGGTGAGATCTTCCTACCAAGCAGCGGCGGTGAGCAAACGGTGACCTTCGACGAGTTCCTGGGTGCGGAGCTGACCGGGTTGCGGAAGTACGCGGCCGTGCTGACCGGTGATCCGCACCGGGCGCAGGACGTACTGGCCGAGGCGCTGCTGCGAGCGCACACCAGCTGGCCCCGGATCGGGGCAATGGAATTCCCGGCCGCGTACGTGCGCCGGATGGTGACCTCTCAGTTCCTGTCCGACAAACGCCGGTGGTCGGTGCGGATGATCCGGTCGACGCGTACCGGTGAGCTTCCAGATGTCCACCTATCCGATCCGTCGATCGCCGCGGATGACCGTGCACAGTTGCGATATCTGCTGGCGGCTCTTGCGCCCCGACCACGCGCGGCGATCGTGCTGCGCTACTACCTGGGCCTGGACACCGATGAGATCGCGGACGAACTCAGCGTCACCGTCGGGGCCGTGCGGACCGCGATCTCCCGAGGGCTCGCTGCGATGCGTATCGCAGTCGCTGACGAACAGGCCGTCAGTGGAGCAACACCGAACGCAGATGGCCCTGCGGACCGATTCGCCCCAGCTGCGGTGGTCCACCTTTCCCCGGTCCACGCCCGATTCCAGGAGGACTCGTGAACACCGATACCGACTTGCACACCGAACTCGATGCCCTGGCCGGCCGGGCGCCGTCAGACGCTGACGTCCGCCGAGCGTTGGCCGGCCGTATCGACCTCCGTGCGCGGCGTCGCCGTACCGTCGCCCTGGTCGCTGCGGCGGCCGCAGTGGTGTTGTTCGCGGGGGGCGTCGGCATCACCGGGGCGTTGATGTCGCACCGCACGGCCGGGCCGGCGGCCCCCACACCGATGGTCAGCACCGCACGCCCGGAACGCTCAAGCACTGCTGCTGGTATCGCCGCAGCGCAGCGCGCTGTCGTCACCGGGTACCTGAACGCTGTCAAGGCCGGTGACTGCGTTGCCGCGGACCGATACTTGGTTGCCGGTAAGGCCCAGGTCGGCAGTGGCGACTTGTGTCAGGCGGGTTCGCTTCGTCTCATCGGCTATCAGATCGCCGGGGTGCCGGCCATGCCGTCGCCGGATGAGGCGGTGTTGGCAGTGACGATCACGACCAGCGGAGGCGACGGATCCATACCCGACGGTGACACGACTTGGTTCCTTGACCTGCACCGCCAAACCGGCGGCGACTGGCTCCTCACCGGCGGCGGCACCGGCCCCTGATACTCCCCACAGCGGCACGCAACCTAGGGCGTGTCCCGTGGATCGTTCTCCGTTAGATGCCTGAGCCAGATTCCGATGCTGGCGACGTCGACGGTGCCTCGGTAGACGAACTCCCGTTTGTCATACCGGGTGGCGACCGCGCGGTAGCCGCGTAGCCGGTTGAACGTCCGCTCCACGGTGTTGCGGTCCTTGTAGATTTCCTTGTCGAATTTGGGTGGCCGACCACCACGGGAACCCTTGGACAGGCGACCGTTGATCTGGTTCACCGGCTCCGGGATGGTCGCCTTGATACCCCTACGCCGCAACGACTTACGGATTCTGCCGCTGGAATACGCCTTGTCCGCCAACACCCGATCCGGTCGGGTCCTAGGCCGCCCATCACGGCCGCGCACGATCCGAATATCGGCCAGCACCGCGGTGAACGCCAACGCGTCATGCCGCTGACCAGCCGAGATGACCCGCCCCACCGGCCGACACTTCGAATCAGCCGCCATGTGGATCTTCGTCGTCACCCCGCCGCGGCTACGCCCCAAACCCTCCCGATCAACGACCGGCGGCGGCCGATCCGCAGAATTCTTGTAGTTCGATAGTGCCCCCTGTGTCTTTGAGGGCCTTGATCGGAGCCTCCAACACGACGCTGGCAAGGACGGCGGCGGGGATGTCCTTCGGCGGTTCGTGCCGGGCACCTGCCGCGTGGTGATGCGCCCGGATCACCGTCGCATCCACCCCCAACGCCCACTCACCGACATCGCCGTGACCGCAGTCCGCCCGCAGCATCGACAGCACCCGCTGCCAGGTACCGTCCCCTGACCAGCGACGATGCCGGTTGTACACCGTCTTCCAATTGCCGTAACACTCCGGGAGATCCCGCCACGCCGAACCGGACCTGGTCCGCCACAGCACCCCGTCGACGACCCTGCGGTGATCGACCCACCGACCACCCCGAATCGGGGTCCGATCCGGTAGCAAAGGCTCCAACCGGGCCCACTGCTCATCCGACAAATCATGACGATTCTGCACAAATCAGAGTCTGTCGGAACCGACCTCCAAGATCCGCGGGACACGCCCTAGCTAGTGCCAGTTCGCGATTGCCTTACGGATTGTGTGGCTGCTCGCTGTGCGAGTGAGTGAGAACCCTTCGAAACCGGGTCTTATGGCTCGACGCAGCGGGCGGCCACGATGAAGGCAGCCCCGCTGCACGGCCGCGGCCCCCACAACCAAAACAATGCGGACCCGTTGCCACCTGTGGGGCCGTCGTGATGAGTGCCACCTACCCCGGGGCCGCCCACTTGCCCAAGCACGGCATCGGCCGACCTCACCCGCTTCAACCGCGAACCAGGCGACCCTTGGCGCCCTGAAGCGATCCGATTTCCTCCACGGATTTGACTGGAACGCTCTTGTAATCAAAACAGGGTCGTTCTATCGTTCGTCTGTGTCCTCGAACCCGGCTCGCACCTATCACTCGCCTCGGCGCCGTATGCAGGCCGCGCAGACCCGCGCTGCGGTCCTT is from Nakamurella sp. PAMC28650 and encodes:
- a CDS encoding metallophosphoesterase → MRPRRGVFLTVLILVLLLLHGVPWWRLVLAPHWPAVVTDVGSAVALVALIGFPLAMWKGHGKARRDRPAVIGDTWLGILWQLFAWTVLGEILDLVLALSGLEAPGRQRWVAGVVVVWVALLCSWGMWQARRVPPVRTVEVTLPRLGRGLDGLRLVLIADTHFGPIDRSGWSARLVERANALNPDILAHAGDLTDGSVDRRSAQVAPLGVAQASLARVYITGNHEYMSGAPDWVAHMHGLGWTVLHNRHIVLERGGSRLVVAGIDDLTAQDSGVPGHAADLPGALAGVDADLPIVLLAHQPKSVRMSAPAGVDLQLSGHTHGGQMWPFHLIVRAEQGALAGLSRHGERTVLYTSRGSGFWGPPFRIFAPNEITLLILRSGSQPDPLVS
- a CDS encoding M48 family metallopeptidase gives rise to the protein MARTVARKRLTFPGISSRAWEHPADRSALVALRAVPGFDTVLKALAGLFRERKHRLIFLASAVKVSDRQFAEIDRLFSDALLTLDSPRRPELYIRQDPAANAMCIGMDEPFIVVTTGLIELLDDPDELRCVLGHELGHAMSGHAVYQTMLFHLLRIADNFGWMPLGGLALRAIIAALYEWSRKAEQSADRAGMLVAQDPQVSLRVMMKMAGGASLGKMDTVAFLEQAAEYEGAGDIRDGVLKLMNLERQTHPFSVVRAAEIRKWVETGDYQAIMAGDYPRRADDSQASIADELKAAARSYRDGFTNSTDPLAQTARNVGRDFGGAAQNVGQNVADGLTNLWKRFDTGDPATETDQTDEPPADKPKPGSGKKGRPAK
- a CDS encoding GNAT family N-acetyltransferase yields the protein MEDQADTRPPAAATPAVIVRDNEVEDRFELFVDGVPAGVLDYQVHGGAYALMHTEIDPDFEGRGMGSQLIGHALDQLRAAGHGALPYCPFVLSYLPLRALLPPESP
- a CDS encoding deoxyribonuclease IV yields the protein MVAIGAHVDSADPLTAAAAVGAGAAQFFLADPQGWKKPVEHPAAAALRAAKIPLYIHAPYIINVATMNNRVRIPSRKILSQHAAAAADIGARGLIVHGGHVASDAELDKGFDNWHKVFEREEFPLPVLIENTAGGNHAIARRFDRLARLWDAVGEFGVGFCLDTCHAFAGGEDLVTVVDRVMAITGRIDLVHANSSRDEFDSGADRHANFDAGTIDAAQIAAVCRAAGSDVIVETPGDGQSADIAFLRKHLD
- a CDS encoding MmcQ/YjbR family DNA-binding protein, giving the protein MTISADVLRSYCLDLPAALEDHPFGRTPETCTFKVHGRVFALSRLTDPPPLRVSLKCDPPIAIGLRAAYPAIIPGYHLNKRHWNTVTLDGSVPDRLVFEMIQDSFDLVVDKLPPRSTAIALTGTRTPSGRLLDADAGAGCVSSGRS
- the soxR gene encoding redox-sensitive transcriptional activator SoxR, whose amino-acid sequence is MVVVSLTVSEVAHRSGFAASALRFYEREGLFEAGRSSGGQRRYDRQVLRRLAFIRAARNVGLSLDEVRAELAELPSSRTPTPADWRRISRHWRQRLDDKIAAIEALRDRLDSCIGCGCLSLKACGLYNPGDSVGSAAVPAGAGLLPPPLREPPGSERP
- a CDS encoding sigma factor-like helix-turn-helix DNA-binding protein, which gives rise to MTFDEFLGAELTGLRKYAAVLTGDPHRAQDVLAEALLRAHTSWPRIGAMEFPAAYVRRMVTSQFLSDKRRWSVRMIRSTRTGELPDVHLSDPSIAADDRAQLRYLLAALAPRPRAAIVLRYYLGLDTDEIADELSVTVGAVRTAISRGLAAMRIAVADEQAVSGATPNADGPADRFAPAAVVHLSPVHARFQEDS
- a CDS encoding IS5 family transposase (programmed frameshift), which translates into the protein MQNRHDLSDEQWARLEPLLPDRTPIRGGRWVDHRRVVDGVLWRTRSGSAWRDLPECYGNWKTVYNRHRRWSGDGTWQRVLSMLRADCGHGDVGEWALGVDATVIRAHHHAAGARHEPPKDIPAAVLASVVLEAPSRPSKTQGALSNYKNSADRPPPVVDREGLGRSRGGVTTKIHMAADSKCRPVGRVISAGQRHDALAFTAVLADIRIVRGRDGRPRTRPDRVLADKAYSSGRIRKSLRRRGIKATIPEPVNQINGRLSKGSRGGRPPKFDKEIYKDRNTVERTFNRLRGYRAVATRYDKREFVYRGTVDVASIGIWLRHLTENDPRDTP